The Trichomycterus rosablanca isolate fTriRos1 chromosome 15, fTriRos1.hap1, whole genome shotgun sequence genome contains a region encoding:
- the slitrk6 gene encoding SLIT and NTRK-like protein 6, giving the protein MLARILLLCSFFACAGSQDVEGPKVAYGGSCEGLCSCEERDGVLHINCEERSISRISEVKVPTDRPFHLNLYKNDLVELLPEDMEAFKNAVTLHLGGNSIQELVPGVFGSLGSLKKLHINSNFLVMLKEDTFHGLVNLEYLQADTNFIQVVEHGAFSKLVRLKVLILNDNSIEFLPTNIFRFVPLTHLDLRGNKLQTLPYVGFLEHIGRIIELQLEDNNWVCDCQNFHLKTWIENMRAQSSIGEVVCSSPQHLRGVPLAKVKRDVLCPSYADINLEEPSKSLDMVVTPTAKVLQIPEARNDTKVPTPANVPKTSCILQCSCHYHPSVGFLIHCEDRGIQRISDLGIIQQSPSKLVLTGNRIHRLLKYDFVTFDSLELLNLANNQIDYIDNETFLSLSSLKKLYLNENRIEKITATMFVGLHNLEHLYLEFNAIKEIEAGSFNPLTNLKLLFLNSNLLTTLPAQIFRNVPLIKLNLRKNLFMHLPVSNVLDQLHSLEQVYLEDNPWDCTCDLVSLKQFVEKLKKDTVLGSIMCQSPKKLVNLDVRTLKHDVLCPGLVTVEDFEILTTPAPDKGMSSFFRGLTDAVPLSVLILCLLILFLTFIFCSAGIIVFVLHRRRRNSKKKQADEQPRESSPIHLHYSMYGQKTTHHLSERHDTNMYDEPPRSPIIRICRNPSYCSQHKDLDAEDYDAEKPSRFIQSITDKENGSPLTGPMKYKAVPHDYPADFVTLGDKGSLYKNILERERELQQLSITEYLRKNIPQLQDIQVPGHHQELKLMESLMYTRPKKVMVERTKNEYFELKASLQAEPDYLEVLEHQTAFN; this is encoded by the coding sequence ATGCTGGCCAGGATTCTTCTCCTGTGTTCTTTCTTTGCCTGTGCTGGTTCCCAGGACGTCGAGGGCCCCAAGGTAGCCTACGGCGGATCTTGTGAAGGTTTGTGTTCCTGCGAGGAGAGGGATGGAGTTCTGCACATAAACTGTGAGGAGAGGAGCATCAGCAGGATCTCCGAAGTCAAAGTACCGACGGACAGACCGTTCCACCTGAACCTGTACAAGAACGACCTGGTGGAGCTGCTCCCCGAGGACATGGAGGCTTTCAAGAACGCCGTGACTTTGCATCTAGGTGGCAACAGCATACAAGAGCTGGTTCCTGGTGTCTTCGGCTCGCTGGGCTCCTTGAAGAAGCTTCACATCAACAGCAATTTCCTGGTCATGCTGAAGGAGGACACTTTCCACGGCCTGGTGAATCTGGAATACCTCCAAGCCGACACTAACTTCATCCAGGTCGTGGAGCACGGCGCCTTCAGCAAGCTGGTCCGTCTCAAGGTGCTGATCCTGAACGACAACTCCATCGAGTTCCTTCCCACGAACATCTTCCGATTCGTGCCTCTGACGCATTTGGACCTGCGCGGGAACAAACTGCAGACGCTTCCCTACGTGGGCTTCCTGGAGCACATCGGGCGCATCATCGAACTCCAGCTGGAGGACAACAACTGGGTTTGTGATTGTCAGAACTTCCATCTGAAGACCTGGATTGAGAACATGCGAGCGCAGTCGTCCATCGGCGAGGTGGTTTGCAGCAGTCCCCAGCATCTCAGGGGGGTCCCGCTGGCCAAGGTCAAACGAGACGTACTGTGTCCTTCCTACGCGGATATAAACCTCGAGGAACCTTCCAAGTCTCTCGACATGGTGGTCACACCAACAGCAAAGGTGCTACAAATCCCAGAGGCAAGAAACGACACGAAGGTCCCTACGCCCGCTAACGTCCCAAAGACGTCCTGCATACTGCAGTGTTCCTGTCATTACCACCCCAGCGTTGGGTTCCTGATACACTGTGAGGACCGGGGCATCCAGAGGATTTCAGATCTTGGCATCATTCAGCAAAGTCCCAGCAAGCTGGTTCTGACCGGGAACAGAATCCACAGACTCCTGAAGTATGACTTTGTCACATTCGACAGTTTGGAGCTGCTGAACCTGGCCAACAACCAAATAGACTACATCGACAACGAAACCTTCCTGAGCCTGAGCAGCCTGAAGAAGCTTTATCTTAACGAGAACAGAATCGAGAAGATAACGGCAACCATGTTCGTTGGCCTTCACAATCTGGAACACTTATATCTGGAATTTAACGCCATCAAGGAGATCGAGGCCGGATCGTTCAACCCTTTGACCAATCTTAAGCTCTTGTTCCTCAACAGCAACCTGCTTACGACTTTGCCTGCGCAGATATTTAGGAATGTTCCCCTGATCAAGCTGAACCTACGGAAGAACCTCTTTATGCACCTTCCAGTCAGCAACGTGTTGGACCAGCTTCATTCCCTGGAGCAGGTTTACCTGGAGGACAATCCTTGGGACTGCACATGTGACCTGGTCAGTCTTAAGCAGTTTGTGGAGAAGCTGAAGAAGGATACGGTTTTGGGCTCCATCATGTGCCAGAGCCCTAAAAAGCTGGTCAACCTTGATGTCAGGACCCTAAAGCATGACGTTCTCTGTCCTGGTTTGGTCACCGTTGAAGACTTTGAGATCCTAACAACTCCGGCACCCGATAAAGGCATGAGCAGTTTCTTCCGGGGCTTGACGGACGCCGTTCCCCTTTCTGTCCTCATCCTTTGCCTGCTCATCCTCTTCCTCACCTTCATCTTCTGCTCGGCCGGGATCATCGTGTTCGTCTTGCACCGGCGACGCAGGAACTCCAAGAAGAAGCAGGCCGACGAGCAGCCTCGCGAGAGCAGCCCGATCCATCTGCATTACAGCATGTACGGTCAGAAGACCACGCATCACCTGTCGGAGCGGCACGACACCAACATGTACGACGAACCTCCACGGAGCCCCATCATCCGGATCTGCAGGAACCCCAGCTACTGCTCGCAGCACAAGGACCTCGACGCTGAGGACTACGATGCCGAGAAGCCAAGCCGGTTCATCCAGAGCATCACCGACAAGGAGAACGGCTCGCCTCTAACCGGACCGATGAAGTACAAAGCCGTACCGCACGATTACCCCGCCGACTTTGTGACTCTGGGCGACAAAGGATCCTTGTACAAGAACATCCTGGAACGGGAACGTGAGCTCCAGCAGCTCAGTATCACAGAATATCTCAGGAAAAACATCCCGCAGCTACAGGACATCCAGGTTCCCGGACATCACCAGGAGCTCAAACTGATGGAGTCGCTCATGTACACCAGGCCGAAAAAGGTCATGGTGGAGCGGACTAAGAACGAGTACTTCGAACTCAAGGCCAGTCTCCAGGCTGAGCCCGATTACTTGGAGGTTCTGGAACATCAGACTGCTTTTAACTAG